Part of the Myxococcus fulvus genome, AGATACTCCAGCGCCGCAGGCGGGAAATCCTCACCACGAGCCAGGGCACGCACCGCGAGCTGACGGCCCTCAAGGAGCAGGAGCGGGATCCCGAATACGAGGAGAACGCCCAGTCGGAGCTGGCGGACTACACCCTGTCCAGCCTGATGGAGGCCCAGCGACGCGAGGTCATGCTCATCGACGCCGCGCTGCGGCGCATGGACATGGGCGTCTTCGGCGAGTGCGTGGACTGCGGCCTGGAGATCTCCAAGGAGCGCCTGGAGGCCCTGCCCTTCGCCATCCGCTGTGAGGAGGACGCCACCGCGCACGAGCAGGAGATGCGCGGCGGCCACCACGCCATGCCGTCCCTCTAGGACGACGCGGGCCACGGACCGGGCGCTCCCTGACTCACGCCAGGGGGCGCCTTCAGTCTCCGTCCTTCTTGAGGACGACGAAGCGGTAGTTCTCCAGCTCGTTCTGCCCCGCCGTGTAGAGCACGCTCAGGAGCAGGTCATACGGCACCTTGCGGTCCGCGATGACGGACAGCTCCTGGCTGAAGGGCGCCTGCGGATTGCGCTCCGCGATGTACTTGAGCTTCTCCACTTCCTTCTTCAGCCGCGCGTCGAGCGGGAGCACCAGCCGACCCTGGAGGGCCTCGGCCGGGAGCTGACCGTTCACCAGCCGCAGCACCTCGCGCTCGCCCACGAGGATGCTCTTGGGGGTGATCGTGACGGCCACCGTGTCCCGGGGCGTCGCGCGCGTGGTGGACACGGGGGGACGCACGTCCTCGGACGCCGTCACCGCCGCGGACGACGAGGCGAAGGACTTGAGCAGGAACACCAGGAGGATGGTCATCATGTCCATCATCGCGGTGATGTTCAGCTCCTTGATCTCCCCCGCCGCCTCGCGCTCCTTGCGCTTCTTGCGCGCCAGGGCCCGGCGGTAGCGCAGCCGCGCGAGGGCCTCCTCGTCGACGACCTCCGGCACGTGCGGCATCGTCTCGGCCATGGCTCAGGTCCCCGCCAGCGTGACGTCGGGGAACAGCAGGCGGCGCTGGGCGCCCTGCTCCTCGCGGATGGCGTCCATCGTCTGGATGAGCGCATCGTAGGGGATGTCCGCGTCCGCGCCGACGATGACCTTGGTCTCCTTGGGGAACTCCGACTTGATCTTCACCATCCACGCGTTGAGCGCGGCGTAGTCGAAGTCGCCGTCCGCGCGGGTGGGCACCGTGGGCGCCCCGGCCTCGCCGAGGATGGCGTTCTCGCTGCTGACGAAGTGGCCCTTGCGCGAGATGAGCACCGACAACGTCAGCTTCGGCTCGTCGCTCGCCGACTCCTGCGTCATGCCCGCCGACGGGGGGCCGTACGCCGGCGCGCTCACGTTCAGGATGCCGAACGAGGCCAGGCCGGTGATCGACAGCAGCATGAAGATGATGAGGTTCATGAGGATGTCGAGGTACGGGACGACGTTCAGCTCGCCCGACTCCTCTTCCTCGCGGACCTTCAGCTTTCGGCGGGAGTAGTAGAACGCCATGGACGCGCGCTCCGGCCGCGCTACGACGCGCGAGCCTCGAGCTCCGTGGCCGCCGGGTCCGCGGCGCCGCGCCTGGACAGCAGGTTCTCCAGCTTCAGCGCGTGCAGCTCCAGGCTCTCCACCATGCCCTTGGCGTACGACGTGAGGAACAGGTGGAAGACGATGCACAGCACCGCGATGGAGAGCGCGAAGGCCGTGTTGTTCATCGCCTTGGAGATGCCCTCCGACAGGAGCACCTGCTTCTGCTCCGCCGGCACGTTGCCCAGCGCCTGGAACGTCCCGATGAGGCCGAAGATGGTGCCCACCAGGCCCACCAGCGTGGCGATGTTCGCCAGGGACCACAGCCAGGGGATGCGCTTGGTCACATGCGGGCTGTACTCGACGATGGCCTCTTCGACGCCCTTGGCCACCTCGATCTCACCCCGGTTCGCGTTCACCAGCCCCGCGCGGATGACCTTCGCCAGGGGCGCGTTGGGCGCCATGGCGCAGACCTTCACCGCCCGGTCCAGGTTGCCGCTGCGCACCAGCTTGGAGATCTGCTCCATGAAGGGCGCGGGGTTCAGGTTGTAGCGGAACACCAGCGTGACGATGCGCTCGGTGGCCACCGCCAGCGCGCACGCCAGCCAGAACAGGTTCACGAACATGAACGGACCGCCATCCTTGAAGAACTTGATGACGGAGTCCGTGACGCCCAGCTTACCGGCGTCCGCGGCCGCGAGGCTCGCGTTGACCAGCCACTCGCTGACCACCGAGGAAATCATTGGCCGGGTTGTAGGGCGGGCCCGCCGAAGCTGTCAAGCCACGGACGGGCCAGCCCCCTGTAAACACTTGGGTTTTCAGGCAGCCGAGCTGGTCCCCGGGTCCGTGGGGACGCCCGGCTGCTCCGCGACCTCCCGCCGGTAGTCGCACTCCTTGTTGGGGCAGGAGATGTACGCCCCGTCCCGCTTGGAGAACTTCTGCAGCAGGTACGGCGACGCGCACTGGGGGCAGGACTCGGCGAGCGGCCTGTCCCACGCGGCGAAGCGGCAGTCCGGGTAGCGGTTGCAGCCGAAGAAGATCTTCCCCCGGCCGCTGCGGCGCTCCGTCAGGTAGCCCTGCTTGCACTCCGGGCAGTTGACGCCGATGGAGATGGGCTTGGACGTCTTGCAGTCCGGGTAGCCCGAGCACGCCATGAAGCGCCCGAAGCGGCCGCGCTTGATGACCATGGGCTTGCCGCACTTCTCGCACAGCTCGTCCGTCGTCTCCTCCTCGACGATGACGATCTTCCCCTCGGCGTCCCGCTTGAAGTCCTTGGTGTTCTTGCAGTCGGGGTAGTTCGAACAGGCGAGGAAGTGCCCCATCTTTCCGAACTTGATGACGAAGGGGTTGCCGCACTTCTCACAGGCGATGTCGGTCTTGATCTCCTCGCGCTTGACGTCGCGCATCTCCGCCTTCGCCTTCTCGAGCGTGTCCTTGAAGGGCCCGTAGAAGTCGCGCAGCACCGACACCCACTTGGCGCCGCCCTCGGAGATCTGGTCGAGCTTCTCCTCCATCGTCGCCGTGAAGGTGACGTCCAGTTCGTGAGGGAAGTGCTTGACGAGCATCTCGTTCGTCATCTGCCCCAGGTCCGTGGGCCGGAAGCGGCTCTCCAGCTTCTCCACGTACTTCTTGTCCTGGATGGTGGAGAGGATGGCCGCGTACGTGGACGGTCGTCCAATGCCCTTCTCCTCCAGCTCCTTCACCAGCGTGGCCTCGCTGAAGCGCGGGGGCGGCTGGGTGAAGTGCTGCTCGTGCAGGAGCTTCTGCAGGCCCAGCTTGTCGCCGTCGTTGAGCACCGGCAGGTCGCCCACGGCGTCGGCGCCCTCGGCGCCCTCCTCGCCCGCGGCCTTGGCCTTCTCCTTCTCCGACTCCTCCTCCGGCGTCAGGCCCGCGCCGTACACCGCGAGGTAGCCGGGGAACTTCAGCGTGCTGCCGGAGGCGCGGAACGTGGCCCGGCCCGCGGCGATGTCCGCGCTCGTCTGGTCGTACACGGCGGGCTTCATCTGGCACGCCACGAAGCGGTTCCAGATGAGCTCGTAGAGCCGGAACATGTCCTGCTCGTCCATGGCGTCGAAGAACGGACGCACCCGCTCCGGCGGGTACTCCAGCGACGTGGGGCGGATGGCCTCGTGGGCGTCCTGCGCGCTCTTGCGCGACTTGTAGACCACCGGCTCCTCGGGCAGGTACTCCGCGCCGTACTTCGTGCCGATCATCTCCCGCACCTGCTTCACGGCGTCGTCGGACAGACGCGTGGAGTCCGTGCGCATGTACGTGATGAGCGCCGTCTGGCCCTCCTCGCCGAGGGGCACGCCCTCGTAGAGCTTCTGGGCCAGCGTCATCGTCTTCTTCGCGGTGAAGGACAGCCGGTTGGCCGCCTCCTGCTGCAGCTTGGACGTGATGAAGGGCGCGGGCGCGTTGCGGCGGCGCTCACGGCGGTCCACCTTGGCCACGCTGAAGGCGGCGCCCTGCAGCTCGGAGACGAGCGCCTCCGTGTTGACGCGGTCCTTCAGCTCCACCTTCTTGCCGTCCACCTTGGACAGCTTGGCCTTGAACGGCGGCGGGCCGGACGGGCCCTCCAAGAGCGCGTCCAGCGTCCAGTACTCCTCGGGGACGAAGGCCTTGATCTCCGCCTCGCGCTCCACGATGAGCCGCACCGCCACCGACTGCACGCGGCCGGCGGACAGGCCCCGGCGGATCTTCTGCCAGAGCAGCGGGGAGATCTGATAGCCCACCAGACGGTCCAGGATGCGGCGCGTCTGCTGCGAGTCGTAGTTGTCCTGGTTCAGCTCACGCGGCTGGGCGATGGCTTCCTGGATGGCCTTCTTGGTGATTTCGTTGAAGGTCACCCGCATCGCGTCCGGGTGCGCCAGCTCTTCCTTGATGTGCCACGCAATGGCCTCGCCCTCGCGGTCGGGGTCCGTGGCCAGGAAGACCTTGTCGGCGGACTTCGCCATCTTCTTCAGCTCGTTGAGCACCTTCTCCTTGCCCTTGATGACCTCGTACTCGGGCTGGAAGTCGTGCTCCACGTCGACGCCGATCTTGCTCTTGGGCAGGTCCTTCACGTGCCCCACGGACGCCTTCACCGTGTAGCCGGAGCCCAGGTACTTCTTGATGGTCTTCGCCTTCGCGGGCGACTCCACGACGACCAGGTAGTGCGGCCCCTTGCCGCGCGGCGTGGCCTCCTCCTCGGCGTCCGCCTCCACGGAGGGCAGCTCGTCGTCACCCTTCTTCGTCGCGCGCCGGCGGGCAGCGGTCTTCTTCGCCGCGGTCTTCTTCGCCGCGGCCTTCTTGGCCGCAGGCTTCTTCTTGGCGGCGGTGCGACCGGTCGCCTTGCCGGGCGCCTTCTCCTCGGTCGCCTCGGTCTCTTCCGCCTTCTTCTTCGTCCGCGTGGCCATGACTCTCCTACCTAGAGCTTCTCGTACAACCTGCCCGGGTGCTGGAGGACCAGCCCCGTCATCTCCAGCTCCACCAGCGCGCTCACCAGCGCGGCCGGCGTGAGGGTGCTCCCGGTCAGCACCTCGTCGAACGTCCGGGGAATCCGGTCCAACACCGCATAGGCCCCGCGTGCTTCCGCGGAGAGCCGGGCCCATGAATCCTCCCTGCCCGGCGCCACC contains:
- a CDS encoding TraR/DksA family transcriptional regulator; the encoded protein is MSRAQDLLRVREILQRRRREILTTSQGTHRELTALKEQERDPEYEENAQSELADYTLSSLMEAQRREVMLIDAALRRMDMGVFGECVDCGLEISKERLEALPFAIRCEEDATAHEQEMRGGHHAMPSL
- a CDS encoding ExbD/TolR family protein; this encodes MAETMPHVPEVVDEEALARLRYRRALARKKRKEREAAGEIKELNITAMMDMMTILLVFLLKSFASSSAAVTASEDVRPPVSTTRATPRDTVAVTITPKSILVGEREVLRLVNGQLPAEALQGRLVLPLDARLKKEVEKLKYIAERNPQAPFSQELSVIADRKVPYDLLLSVLYTAGQNELENYRFVVLKKDGD
- a CDS encoding ExbD/TolR family protein; the encoded protein is MAFYYSRRKLKVREEEESGELNVVPYLDILMNLIIFMLLSITGLASFGILNVSAPAYGPPSAGMTQESASDEPKLTLSVLISRKGHFVSSENAILGEAGAPTVPTRADGDFDYAALNAWMVKIKSEFPKETKVIVGADADIPYDALIQTMDAIREEQGAQRRLLFPDVTLAGT
- a CDS encoding MotA/TolQ/ExbB proton channel family protein — protein: MISSVVSEWLVNASLAAADAGKLGVTDSVIKFFKDGGPFMFVNLFWLACALAVATERIVTLVFRYNLNPAPFMEQISKLVRSGNLDRAVKVCAMAPNAPLAKVIRAGLVNANRGEIEVAKGVEEAIVEYSPHVTKRIPWLWSLANIATLVGLVGTIFGLIGTFQALGNVPAEQKQVLLSEGISKAMNNTAFALSIAVLCIVFHLFLTSYAKGMVESLELHALKLENLLSRRGAADPAATELEARAS
- the topA gene encoding type I DNA topoisomerase — its product is MATRTKKKAEETEATEEKAPGKATGRTAAKKKPAAKKAAAKKTAAKKTAARRRATKKGDDELPSVEADAEEEATPRGKGPHYLVVVESPAKAKTIKKYLGSGYTVKASVGHVKDLPKSKIGVDVEHDFQPEYEVIKGKEKVLNELKKMAKSADKVFLATDPDREGEAIAWHIKEELAHPDAMRVTFNEITKKAIQEAIAQPRELNQDNYDSQQTRRILDRLVGYQISPLLWQKIRRGLSAGRVQSVAVRLIVEREAEIKAFVPEEYWTLDALLEGPSGPPPFKAKLSKVDGKKVELKDRVNTEALVSELQGAAFSVAKVDRRERRRNAPAPFITSKLQQEAANRLSFTAKKTMTLAQKLYEGVPLGEEGQTALITYMRTDSTRLSDDAVKQVREMIGTKYGAEYLPEEPVVYKSRKSAQDAHEAIRPTSLEYPPERVRPFFDAMDEQDMFRLYELIWNRFVACQMKPAVYDQTSADIAAGRATFRASGSTLKFPGYLAVYGAGLTPEEESEKEKAKAAGEEGAEGADAVGDLPVLNDGDKLGLQKLLHEQHFTQPPPRFSEATLVKELEEKGIGRPSTYAAILSTIQDKKYVEKLESRFRPTDLGQMTNEMLVKHFPHELDVTFTATMEEKLDQISEGGAKWVSVLRDFYGPFKDTLEKAKAEMRDVKREEIKTDIACEKCGNPFVIKFGKMGHFLACSNYPDCKNTKDFKRDAEGKIVIVEEETTDELCEKCGKPMVIKRGRFGRFMACSGYPDCKTSKPISIGVNCPECKQGYLTERRSGRGKIFFGCNRYPDCRFAAWDRPLAESCPQCASPYLLQKFSKRDGAYISCPNKECDYRREVAEQPGVPTDPGTSSAA